The Alistipes finegoldii DSM 17242 DNA segment AATCCTGCGGCGTATTCGGCGCCAACAAGGGCACGATCCGCGATCTGGCCGTCGAAGGTGCGCTTTCGACCGAATTCGAGATCGCGGGCGGCATCGTCGGCATAAACGCCGGCGTCATCGACGGGGCGACCTTCAAGGGCGACATCACGGGCGGCACCGGAGCCAAGACCATCGGCGGCATCGCGGGCCAGAACAAGGGTACGCTGGTCAACTGCGCCAACCTCGGCGGCACGATGAAGACCGACGCCCCGAAAGACCCCAACATGGGCGGCATCGTCGGCCAGATCGCCAAAGGCGACGACGGCTTGGGCCGCTATGTCATCAACTGCTACAGCCGGGTGGACCAACTCGAAGCGAAACACAACGACGTCGGCGGCATCGCCGGCATCGTCAGCGACGACAGCTTCGTCATCAACTGCTACTCGACCGTGGAAAAGATCACAGCCAACAGCTCCTACGCATCGGTGGTGGGTTACAGCAAGAAAGGCAACCTGCAGAACATCTACGGCAACTCGGCATGTCCGTCCAAGTCTGCGGCGAACTCCGCCGTCGGCAGCGACAAGGCGGCCGGAACGGTCTGGAAAAAGACGACCTTCGCCCTGCTCTCGCTCGACGAGATGAAGTCGGGCGCCGTCACCGTACCTTCGAGCGGCGAGTCGTGCGCAAACTTCGCCGCAGCGCTCAACGCCGGCGCAACGCTCTTCAACGACACCCCGGCGGCAACGCTGCCGGGCAAGCCCGACGTCGTCCTGCGCAAGTGGACGGCATCGGAGAGCTATCCCGTACTGGAAAAATAACTCTTCAGGAGAACCGGAACTTTCCGGTTCTCCCTTTTTAAACCGAACGAAATGAAACGTTACCTACTCATCCTCTGCGCAACAGCCGGTCTGTACGCCTGTTCGCAGCCGGCGGCCGAAACGACGGACAAAGCCCGGTTCGTCCGCGCGGAACTCCACAACCCCTCGTCACGGTACGTCGTGGTGGTCTCGCACCGCGGAGACTGGCGCAACTGGCCCGAAAACTCCATCCCAGCGATTGAATCGGTGATCGGCATGGGGGTAGACATCATGGAGCTGGACCTCAAGCTCACCAAGGACAGCGTGCTGGTCCTGTGCCACGACAAGACGATCGACCGCACGACCAACGGCCGCGGCCGCGTGTGCGACATCACCTACGACTCGATCCGGCGCTGCGTGCTGAAAACCGGCCACGGCGTGAAGACCTCGCTCAAAATGCCGACCCTGCGCGAAGCGCTCGCCGTCTGCAAGGACCGCATCGCGGTGAATATCGACCAAGGCTACGAATATTACGACCTCGCGCTCGCCATCACCGAGGAGCTGGGCGTCACGGATCAGGTGCTCATCAAAGGCAAACGTCCGGTGGAGACCGTCTCTGCAAAATTCGCGGAATACGGACACAACATGATGTACATGCCGATCATCGACATCCTCAAGCCGCAGGGCAGGGAGCTTTTCGAGGAATATGCCTCGAAGGGCGTCGTCCCGCTGGCTTACGAAGTGTGCTGGGACGACTATACGCCCCAAGTCGAAGCCTGCATGCGGCAGGTCGTCGCAGGCGGTTCGAAACTGTGGGTCAATTCGCTCTGGGACTCGCTCTGCGGCGGTCTGAGCGACGACAAGGCCTTCACAGAATCGCCGGACGAGGTGTACGGCCGCCTGCTGGACATGGGCGCTTCGATCATCCAGACCGACCGGCCCGAACTGCTGATCCGCTACCTCGAAGCGCAGGGACGGCGCAAATAACCGAGCGACATGAACAAATTACTGATCTGCATGGCCGTCGCATGCGTGACGGCCTTCAACGCCGCGGCGCAGAGTTTCTCGGCCGCGACCTACAACATCCGCCAGCTCAACGCCAAGGACACGGCCGAGGGCAACGGCTGGGAGCGGCGTCTCCCGGTGATCTCGTCGCTGATCCGGTTCCACGACTTCGACATCTTCGGGGCGCAGGAGGTCTTCCACAGCCAGCTGCAGGGCATGCTCGCGGCGCTGCCCGGCTACGATTACGTCGGCGTCGGACGCGACGACGGGGCCGCAGGCGGCGAATACTCCGCGATCTTCTACAAGCGCGGCCGCTTCCGACTGCTCGATTCGGGCCATTTCTGGCTCTCTGAAGACCCCTCGAAGCCCGGCAAGGGCTGGGACGCCAAATACGTCCGCATCTGCACATGGGGCCGGTTCTATGACAGACAGAGCCGTCAGCGGTTCTGGTTCTTCACGACCCACACCGACCACCGCGGCGAACAGGCTCAGGCCGAGAGCTGCCGCCTGATACTGGCGAAGATCGAAGAGTTGTGCCGCGGCGAGCGGGTCATCCTCACGGGCGACTTCAACGTGGGCGAAACGAGCCGGAGCTACGCGATCCTGCGCGACTCCGGCATCCTGTCCGACACCTACGACACGGCCGAAATCCGCTATGCCGAAACAGGCACCGAAAACTGGTTCGACCCCGACATCAAGACCTTCCGCCGCATCGACTACCTCTTCGTAACGCCGGGCTTCCGGGTGCTCCGCTACGGAATCCTGACCGACACCTACCGTTCGGAAAACCCGGACGGCGGGGAGCGGAAATTCCGGGCCCGGACTCCATCGGACCACTTCCCCGTGCAGGTCGAACTGGAATTCACGAAGCGGTAAGACTCCGATTAACCTGATAACGCAACCAACCTGCTTATGTCAATACTCTCATTTTTCAGAAAAAGCGCACCGGCGCCGCGTCTGCCGAAGGACGACGACGCCATGATGCGTCTCTACAAAAAACTCCGCTGGCAGAGCTTCATCGCCGGCACCGTCGGCTACAGTCTCTATTACGTCTGCCGCACGAGTCTCAACGTGGTGAAAAAGCCCATCCTCGAAAGCGGGGCGCTGGACGCCACGCAGCTGGGCGTCATCGGTTCGGCGCTGCTGTTCGCCTACGCCATCGGCAAATTCGTCAACGGATTCCTCTCCGACCACAGCAACATCAAACGCTTCATGGCCGCGGGTCTTGCGGTATCGGCGGTCGCCAACCTGCTGGTCGGCATCCTCGGCTTGGCCAACGGAGGCGGCATCGTCGGCAACATGGTGCTGTTCGTCGCCTTCGCCGTCATGTGGGGCGTCAACGGCTGGAGCCAGTCGATGGGCGCGCCCCCGGCCATCATCGCCCTCTCGCGGTGGTACCCGCTCAGCAAGCGGGGCACCTACTACGGATTCTTCAGCGCCAGCCACAACCTCGGCGAATTCCTGTCGTTCCTGTTCGTCGGCGCGGTCGTCGGCTTCTTCGGCTGGCAATGGGGATTCGTAGGCTCGTCGGTCGCCGGCGTGCTCGGCGTACTGACGATCGTACTGCTGATGCACGACACCCCCGAATCGAAAGGGCTGCCCCCGATCGAGGAGCTGACCGGCGAAGAGACTCCCGGCACGCCCCGCGACCACGGCAAAACTTCCGACCTGCAACGCTCCGTGATCCGCAATCCGCTGGTCTGGGTGCTGGCGCTCTCCAGCGCGTTCATGTATATCAGCCGCTATGCGATCAACGGCTGGGGCGTGCTTTTCCTGCAGGAGATCAAAGGCTATACGCTGGCCGCGGCCACGCAGGTCATTTCGGTCAATGCGCTCTGCGGCATCGTGGGCACGGTCTTTTCGGGCTGGCTCTCCGACGCCTTCTTCTACGGGCGGCGCAACGTGCTGGCCTTCGGCTTCGGCGTGCTGAACACCGTCGCGCTCTGCCTGTTCCTCTACTCCGGCGACGGGCTGGTCGTCAATATCCTCAGCATGATTCTGTTCGGCGTGGCGATCGGCGTGCTGATCTGTTTTCTGGGCGGCCTGATGGCCATCGACATCGTACCGCGCGAAGCGACGGGCGCAGCGCTGGGAATCGTCGGCATGGCGAGCTACGTCGGCGCCGGCCTGCAGGATATCGTCAGCGGCTGGCTCATCAACTCCGGCAAAACGGAGCTGGACGGCGTGACGAGCTACAATTTCGACGCGGCGATCGTCTTCTGGATCGCCGCGTCGGCCGTATCGTTCATTCTGGCGCTCTTCGTCGCCAAACGCTCGCACCGGTAAGCCGCACACAACTCATCCTCCGAATCAGGCTGCAAGAGATCCCTTGCAGCCTGATTTTTTACCCCGCGGTCCCCTTTTCCGCACTTTCGCCGGCATAGGCCGATCGTTCAATTTATAAATTCTATGCGTTGATTTTTAGAAACATCCGGTTCGTTGAATTTATTTGCACGTAAGAAATCCGCGCTGTTTCTTTGCTTTCGGAACAGAAAAACAGCTCCATTTTTCAGTCAAACTAAAAACGCAACAAAGATGAAGAAAATCATTATCGTACTGCTTGCAGCAGCTGCAAGCTTTACGGCGGCCGACAAAGCTTCGGCGCAGGAGAAAGGTTTGTGGATCGGCGGCAAGCTGGGCTACTGGCACGACAAGACGGAAGGCGTCAAAACCGATTCGTTCTCGATCGCTCCCGAAGCGGGCTACGATTTCAACAAGAGATGGTCGGTGGGCGTGGCGCTCGGTTACGAGTACCTGAAAGTAAAGGACGGCGGCAGCGCCAACGTCTTCACGGCGTCGCCCTATGCCCGTTACAAATATTATAACAAGGGGATTCTGTCGCTCTTCCTCGACGGCGGCGTAGGCTTCGCCTGCTGCGATCACGAGGGCTTTCAGGCCGGTATTACACCGGGACTGAGCGTGAAGATCAACGAGCACTTCAGCTTCCTGACGCAGGTCGGCTTCCTCGGCTACCGCAAGGACTACTTCAACGGCGGCAGCGGCGAGGCCTTCGGCCTGAAACTCTCCTCGTCCGATCTGAAATTCGGATTCTACTACAAATTCTAACCGACAACGAGGATATTCACGCCGCGCCGGTCCCGCTGGCGCGGCGTTTTTTTGACAACACAAATCCGCTGCACATACGCGCATGCCCATCGGACCTCGGCCGTCGGTTCACCGTGCAGTCTACCCGTTCCACGCAAACCTCATGGGAAGCCCCTCCGCCGAGGGCATGAAAAAAGACAGCCGCACTCCTGCAACTGTCTGATTTTCATTGGTGGGAACAAGCGGATTTGAACCGCAGACCTCCTGCTTGTAAGGCAAATTGCCTAAACCACCTAATCAATTAGCGGGCTTTATGTTAGCTAATGTATGTAACTTTTTTGCAAAACCGGTAATAAAAAATTAGTATAATATCAACAATTAAAAAAAACGCCACAAACACCTACATATCAGCTAATTGCGCGCCTATTGCGTGGGGGGGGGTGTTATTCAGACCTAATTTTCGCTCCAATTCTTCTACATGAATTTTTAACCGTTCATTTTCTCGAATCAGCTGTTCATCACGATGAAGAATCATCCCCACAGTAGTATCAGTTGCAACATTATCTACGACCTCTTTATCAACTTTCATTCTTCCCTTGCCCTGCATCAACCATTCAATCGACACGTCAGGGAATGTTGCAATAAATTTCGCCAATACATCTTCAGTAATACCCGTCTTTGATTCCAGTGTACCACGAGACACGCCTATTTTCGCATAAAATTCGCGTTTGCTAATATTAAGATTATCAGCAAATTGCAAAATTCTTTGTTTGATCGGCGAAATCTTTTGCTCTTTTTCTTGCATTTTGGCGAAATCTTTTGCAACTTTGCATTGTGATACATGCGTACTACATTCAAGTACCACAATAAACTGGGTAAAGATATAATAAAAACCACTGAAAGCCAAGCGAAATGGGCAAAAAAATATCATTCTGCGAAATACCAAGCACAGCTGGCTGGGAAAAATACCTGAAAAATCTGGAAGTTGATGCCTCCCTGAGTTTTCAAAACATTGACAATACTGCAGCCAACGCCCGCCAAGCGATCAAGAGATTTCTCAAAAAATGGCCCGGAAGAAAATTTTCAACTAAAACGTGTAAAGAAGATCATTCTTTCACGATAGTAAGGGTAAAATAGCATGGCACAGGAAACTATCAAACGACGTAAACGCAAACGCGGAAGCGAAATGTCCATGAAGGAACTCCAGCAGCTCGAATTCCTAAATGGCGTACAGGCTGCGCGATACTGTGGAATATCGCCCAGAACATTCTACTACTACCTCAAGCAAATCGACATACAGAAGTACACCCGCACAACCATGTCAAACGGGGAGAAAATACTCTACCGTCGAAATGAGCTGGATGAAAAATTGCGACCCAAATCTTTGATACAGACAGTTCAATTTATACATATTCAGGAGCAAAATCAATCTCTGACCGCAAAAAAGAGAAAAGCTCTTGGCCCTCAAGGTAACGCCGTGACGGTCTTACAGAGGGCAGCGAAGTAGATGGTCACAATTCGCGCATTGGTCGTAAGTACAGGTTCTCACGAGCGATGTATGACAAGGCCAACAAACAAAACGTCTACTTCGGACAGCAAGGGCGCATTGCAGAAAGTTATCTCAGCGCCCTTGCTTTATAAAAATTATTCAACTATGCCCGGAAATAAACCACTGACACGCGAAGAGTTCCGAGCCTACATGAAGGAGCGGGATCGCAAACTCAAAGCCTATGACACTGCCGAAAGGACAGTGAAGGTCATGTATAAAAGTCTGTGCCCGGCTTGCGAATACAACGCAACCCATGGTAAGAAAATCATCTATAATTGCCCAAATTGCAAAGTCAGATATTGGAATAATTGCAGTAAGAATCAGGTTAAGAACGGCGGGATATTATCCGCCCTTCAAAGCAAGTATGGAAATATCGAATGGGTCAAAGCCTACAACCCAGATGGCACGCTTTACTATGAGTGGAAACGCCACGAGCGTAGGTACGAGCAAGATATTGATGGAAGATGGGTTCCAAAAGATTAATAAAAAATATTGCGTTATGGCTGCTAAAACTTGCGTCACACAGAATGAAGTGCACCCCAAATATTGGACGGATTAGTATTTGTTTAGATGGCATGAGTTCGGTATTGTACCGGGCTCATGTTGTTTAAGTATTTCTTTATCCGCTTGTTATTGTAGTAGTCGATATATTCTTCCAATTCTTTTCGGAAATGGTCTATGGATGAGAATTTTTGCAAATATAATAATTCGGACTTCAATAATCCAAAGAAACTTTCCATAGCAGCGTTATCCAGACAGTTACCCTTGCGCGACATGCTCTGTGTAATACCTTTCTGTCTTAAACGGAGCTGATACTGCTTCATCTGATACTGCCAGCCCTGGTCGGAATGCAAGACAATACCCGGAGAATCCGGTATTCTGGCAAACGCATCGTCCAGCATCTTCATGATCTGCATAAAGTTAGGGCGTTCAGCTATTTTATAGCTAATAATCTCCCGGTTATATAAGTCCATAATCGGCGATAGATATAACTTTACGCCGCAAACCGAAAATTCCGTAAGGTCAGTAACCCACTTCTGATTCGGTTTTTCGGCTGCAAAGTCGCGTTGCAGAAGATTGGGCGCTATCCGTCCGATCTGTCCTTTTGTATGAACAGTATTTACGGAGCCTGACCTGACTTTTTATCCCGCAAATATTCATCAGCTTAAGTACGGTTTTGTGATTTATCGCATATCCGATCTTATTCATTTCAACGGTAATGCGCCGATAACCATAACGCCCCTTATGTTCGTGATATAACCTTATAATACTCTCTTTTTCGCGAGCATATTTATCGGGTTGTTTTGATTTTCTGAAGTGATAATAAAATGTGCTTCGCGCCATCCCTGCGGCTTTGAGCAATACTGAAAGCCGGCACTGCGGCCTTAGTCCTTCGATGGCTTGGGCTCTTTCCCGCTCTCGCGGACAATGCGCTCCTCGACTAAGGCCTGCAATTTTTTTAAGTAAGCATTCTCGGCACGAAGATACTCCAGTTCCTTAAGCAACTCTTCGTGCGGAGTCGTTTTGAGTTTGACTTTTTTAGTCTTCGATTTACTCATGGCCGGCCTCCTTCTTTGCGGTTTACGCCGCAGGCCTTCAGCACCTTGGTTTTGATAGAGCCGCTCCCATTGACGAATAACAAAAGGGCCCGGAATGCCGAAATGCACTGCTGTCTCCAGCAAAGATAGATGATTTTGGTGCATATGCTTCAAAACTGACAACTTAAATTCTGCACTGTAGCTACCGTGGCGCAGCTTAAGGCCGGCAAGGCCATGGCGCTCGAATAATGTTACCCACAAGTGAACTTGCGAGCGGCCACAGCCCAAGTGACATCCGGCTTCCCTAACCGAAAGTCCGCCTTCGAGTACCAGTTTTACGGCCTTTAAACGAATCTCATAATTATATTTCATAAAAAACACCCCAAAAGTGTCCAACTTTTGGGGTGCAGTACAGAACAAGGTCACAATAACCTTCAGCACCCCAGAGGAGATAGCAACTCTCAATCTTATCAAGGGAATAACTTTCTCCCGATCATACAAAAAGGCAATCATGCAGATGGTCGAGACATACGATGCGCTCTCGAAGGAGTGCTCTAACCTGAAAGCAGCGTCTCATAAATAACCGCTATTGACGAAGCCGTGAATCACAAGATAAAGACAGACATCGGGTATTGTGTGGTCAGCGACGATTGTGCGCTCGACGAAGAAGAACTGAAAACATTGGCTGCCGACATCAAAAAGCAACCGAAGCTCACACAACCGAATTTCTTTATCGACATGCGTTACGACTATAAATTCATCCAGTTGCAGGCATTGTTGAAAATCACGGAACTACTCCAACCGGTAATCCAAGGTAATATTAAGAACAAAACATCGGGAATCGCCAATATGGACTGCGTAAGCGTATACCAAGAACGAAACGAGGTGGAAATCGTACTTCCCCTCGCCTCTTTCGGCGTATTGCGACATTATTACGAAGAATTACGGGCCGCTTTGATTGCCATGCCTACTATCCAAGTCGATTACCCCAAATGGTCACATCAGTTCCGTAAAACACTACATGGCAAGGGGCCGCTCTGCACGTATGTAGCCATAAGTCGGGACGAGAAGAACAAACGCCGGGAATTGGTACATTTTTTCTTCCCGATCGAGGTAGCTGCATGCATGGTCACTCCCCAGTTCGGCTTTACAAGATTGCTTCAGCGCTCCCTCGAAAAATTCAAGAATATCTATACAACCAAAATCTATTTGCAGATTTGCAGATCGGCAGATGCAGGCAAATGGGTCGTAAGTTATTCTACCCTCCGGAAGATCTTATGTGTCGGCAATAAATTCCGGCGCTACTACGACTTTCGGAACCGCATTCTCAAAGAGGCCGAAAACGCACTCCGAGGGAACTCTAATCATTGGTTCGGTCTGGCTGAATGTTTCAAGAAAGGCGAGCAAGATCCTTACCTTTTGATCTTCAATATCTATTCGGCAAACAACCGACAAAACAGTTACGACGAATATAACCGACTCCGGGATAAGATGCTCTCGACAATGGTTGATTCCATGCATATTACGAGAGCTACGGCGCTGGCGCTTACGCGGAAAGTCAATATCCGCAATTACAATTACGTCTGGCGCAAGCATAACCTGCTAATAGCCAACATCGCCGGCAATGACGAAGTCCTCGACAAAAAGGCATACTATGTCAGCACCATGGAGCGCATCATCGAAACGGAGAAATACAGCAAACTCGCAGTACAACAAGATCTTTTTTAATAACCTTCAAAAACCGCTTACTATGAAAACGATCACGATCACAAATCTGAAAGGCGGGGTTGGCAAGACCACAACCGCGATCAACCTGGCGCACCGCCTCGCATCCGAGGACAAGCGAGTTCTCCTGCTCGACACGGATCACCAGGCCAACCTGTCCCGTTTCTTCAACGCCCAGTCCGAAAGAAACATCTACCAACTGTTCATCGGTAAGGCTGCTCCCCAACCCTACGCAATCTCCGACAACCTGCATATTATTTCTTCCGACATGGAAACCGCCACAATCAATTTCAGGTTGATAGGCCAAATGGCCTGGCACTCTGTTCTGAGAAATAAACTCGTGTCCAGTGGCTTTACAGCACTATACGACTACTGTATAATCGACTGCCCGCCGGCCCTCGATATGATAGTAACGAATGCACTGACGGCGGCAGATTACGTTTTGATTCCGCTTACATCCGGGCAGTTTGCGTACGATGGCCTCCGGAACATCATAGACCGCATCGACGAGATCAAGGAGAGCGCCAACCCACATATTGAAATTCTGGGAATTCTGCTGACGATGGTGTCCGAACGCACCAGAGCAGTAAAAACGGTGAAGGATATGCTCAAAAAGCATGGTCTGGACATCAAGACCTGCGAAGCTCGTATCCGTCAATGCGAGGCCTTCAAGCAGGCCGAACTCAAGCATATCTCAATATTCGATTACGACCCCAAATCCAACGGGGCCTGCGACATGGAGACATTTTTCCAAGAAATACGCCCGCGTATTGAAAAATAAAGAGCGATATGAAATCAGACAGCATTTTCAAGTCATTAGACGCTATTGCCACGGAAGGTATTTCCCGCAAAAAAAGAACGCTCTTTGCGAAAAAGGTCACGATCGACCTCGACGAGCAACACCTAATCATCCTGGACAAACGCCTGAAGATGGCCGGCTACCATGGATGTATGCGGGGCGTAATCTGGGAAGCCCTGGAACTCCTTGCAGATAAATACAACTTACAAAATAACGATTAACCATGACTGATAGCGAATATCTGAGCCAGAGAAAAGAACTGGAGAATCGTATTGCGCAGCTCGATGCCGCGCACCTCAATGACCGCGAATATATGGACGGCGATCATGTCCATATCGACATAGGCTGGAAAAGTGTACGCGGGGTGATTTGCGGCTGCTACATCGAAAAGGCTGACGGAAGTATACACTACTACTATCACCCGCTGAAAAAGGATGGTACTCCGGGGAAAGCTGTCAGATCGACATTTGTGGGTTGCAAACTTACGAAGCTATGAATATCGTGTATCTCTGCATAATCACCTTGTTCGCAGGGCTTACTCCCTCCGGACAAGCAAAAATCGACAAGTTGCTGAATATGGCTTCGAACTATCAACAGGTCGAAAAAACCATCATGCTCCTCATGCAGCCGAATAAGGTAATCACCCGGATACCTTGCATCTCGCCGTTGCAGGCCGAGGATCTTCGCCATATCCCGGTAAGTTCAGCATACGGCCAGCGGCTTCATCCGATCCTGAACGAATACAAACATCATTCAGGCGTAGACCTTCCGGGAATACTGGGCGAACGAGTATATGCTACGGCCGACGGCACAGTGGCGGAAGTCGGAGAAAATAAAGTAATCGGAAAATTCGTCAAGCTAACACATGCCTACGGATTCACGACGGTTTACGGACATTTAAGCCAAATTAAGGTCACTGACAATGGAACTGTCCATATCGGTCAGGTAATCGGGTTGGTCGGCAACACCGGCCGCAGCACCGGCCCGCACCTTCACTATGGAGTAAAGAAAAACGGCAAGGAACAGAATCCCCTGCCGTATTGCTATCTGTACCTACACTGGCTGAAAATGTTGAATTGTGAAGGGAA contains these protein-coding regions:
- a CDS encoding glycerophosphodiester phosphodiesterase family protein, with protein sequence MKRYLLILCATAGLYACSQPAAETTDKARFVRAELHNPSSRYVVVVSHRGDWRNWPENSIPAIESVIGMGVDIMELDLKLTKDSVLVLCHDKTIDRTTNGRGRVCDITYDSIRRCVLKTGHGVKTSLKMPTLREALAVCKDRIAVNIDQGYEYYDLALAITEELGVTDQVLIKGKRPVETVSAKFAEYGHNMMYMPIIDILKPQGRELFEEYASKGVVPLAYEVCWDDYTPQVEACMRQVVAGGSKLWVNSLWDSLCGGLSDDKAFTESPDEVYGRLLDMGASIIQTDRPELLIRYLEAQGRRK
- a CDS encoding endonuclease/exonuclease/phosphatase family protein, which translates into the protein MNKLLICMAVACVTAFNAAAQSFSAATYNIRQLNAKDTAEGNGWERRLPVISSLIRFHDFDIFGAQEVFHSQLQGMLAALPGYDYVGVGRDDGAAGGEYSAIFYKRGRFRLLDSGHFWLSEDPSKPGKGWDAKYVRICTWGRFYDRQSRQRFWFFTTHTDHRGEQAQAESCRLILAKIEELCRGERVILTGDFNVGETSRSYAILRDSGILSDTYDTAEIRYAETGTENWFDPDIKTFRRIDYLFVTPGFRVLRYGILTDTYRSENPDGGERKFRARTPSDHFPVQVELEFTKR
- a CDS encoding MFS transporter — translated: MSILSFFRKSAPAPRLPKDDDAMMRLYKKLRWQSFIAGTVGYSLYYVCRTSLNVVKKPILESGALDATQLGVIGSALLFAYAIGKFVNGFLSDHSNIKRFMAAGLAVSAVANLLVGILGLANGGGIVGNMVLFVAFAVMWGVNGWSQSMGAPPAIIALSRWYPLSKRGTYYGFFSASHNLGEFLSFLFVGAVVGFFGWQWGFVGSSVAGVLGVLTIVLLMHDTPESKGLPPIEELTGEETPGTPRDHGKTSDLQRSVIRNPLVWVLALSSAFMYISRYAINGWGVLFLQEIKGYTLAAATQVISVNALCGIVGTVFSGWLSDAFFYGRRNVLAFGFGVLNTVALCLFLYSGDGLVVNILSMILFGVAIGVLICFLGGLMAIDIVPREATGAALGIVGMASYVGAGLQDIVSGWLINSGKTELDGVTSYNFDAAIVFWIAASAVSFILALFVAKRSHR
- a CDS encoding outer membrane beta-barrel protein, which gives rise to MKKIIIVLLAAAASFTAADKASAQEKGLWIGGKLGYWHDKTEGVKTDSFSIAPEAGYDFNKRWSVGVALGYEYLKVKDGGSANVFTASPYARYKYYNKGILSLFLDGGVGFACCDHEGFQAGITPGLSVKINEHFSFLTQVGFLGYRKDYFNGGSGEAFGLKLSSSDLKFGFYYKF
- a CDS encoding helix-turn-helix domain-containing protein yields the protein MQEKEQKISPIKQRILQFADNLNISKREFYAKIGVSRGTLESKTGITEDVLAKFIATFPDVSIEWLMQGKGRMKVDKEVVDNVATDTTVGMILHRDEQLIRENERLKIHVEELERKLGLNNTPPHAIGAQLADM
- a CDS encoding DNA-binding protein, whose amino-acid sequence is MAQETIKRRKRKRGSEMSMKELQQLEFLNGVQAARYCGISPRTFYYYLKQIDIQKYTRTTMSNGEKILYRRNELDEKLRPKSLIQTVQFIHIQEQNQSLTAKKRKALGPQGNAVTVLQRAAK
- a CDS encoding IS3 family transposase; the protein is MARSTFYYHFRKSKQPDKYAREKESIIRLYHEHKGRYGYRRITVEMNKIGYAINHKTVLKLMNICGIKSQVRLRKYCSYKRTDRTDSAQSSATRLCSRKTESEVGY
- a CDS encoding helix-turn-helix domain-containing protein, which encodes MKYNYEIRLKAVKLVLEGGLSVREAGCHLGCGRSQVHLWVTLFERHGLAGLKLRHGSYSAEFKLSVLKHMHQNHLSLLETAVHFGIPGPFVIRQWERLYQNQGAEGLRRKPQRRRPAMSKSKTKKVKLKTTPHEELLKELEYLRAENAYLKKLQALVEERIVRESGKEPKPSKD
- a CDS encoding RepB family plasmid replication initiator protein, with the protein product MNHKIKTDIGYCVVSDDCALDEEELKTLAADIKKQPKLTQPNFFIDMRYDYKFIQLQALLKITELLQPVIQGNIKNKTSGIANMDCVSVYQERNEVEIVLPLASFGVLRHYYEELRAALIAMPTIQVDYPKWSHQFRKTLHGKGPLCTYVAISRDEKNKRRELVHFFFPIEVAACMVTPQFGFTRLLQRSLEKFKNIYTTKIYLQICRSADAGKWVVSYSTLRKILCVGNKFRRYYDFRNRILKEAENALRGNSNHWFGLAECFKKGEQDPYLLIFNIYSANNRQNSYDEYNRLRDKMLSTMVDSMHITRATALALTRKVNIRNYNYVWRKHNLLIANIAGNDEVLDKKAYYVSTMERIIETEKYSKLAVQQDLF
- a CDS encoding ParA family protein — encoded protein: MKTITITNLKGGVGKTTTAINLAHRLASEDKRVLLLDTDHQANLSRFFNAQSERNIYQLFIGKAAPQPYAISDNLHIISSDMETATINFRLIGQMAWHSVLRNKLVSSGFTALYDYCIIDCPPALDMIVTNALTAADYVLIPLTSGQFAYDGLRNIIDRIDEIKESANPHIEILGILLTMVSERTRAVKTVKDMLKKHGLDIKTCEARIRQCEAFKQAELKHISIFDYDPKSNGACDMETFFQEIRPRIEK
- a CDS encoding M23 family metallopeptidase — its product is MNIVYLCIITLFAGLTPSGQAKIDKLLNMASNYQQVEKTIMLLMQPNKVITRIPCISPLQAEDLRHIPVSSAYGQRLHPILNEYKHHSGVDLPGILGERVYATADGTVAEVGENKVIGKFVKLTHAYGFTTVYGHLSQIKVTDNGTVHIGQVIGLVGNTGRSTGPHLHYGVKKNGKEQNPLPYCYLYLHWLKMLNCEGKNSATLDHASSARSLPSVSSQCADLSPRSSYTRHQESPRFRLCELQYIPQAAYS